Within the Pirellulales bacterium genome, the region AAATTAATTAATAATACTTTAATCGTTCGTGGCATTCAGACGGAATCATTACATTTCAATCCTCGCATTTTTGGTGAAGCGTGGATCCTCGTCGAGCTTTTTCGTTTGCTGTCATATTCGTCATTCTGATCGCATCCGCTGCGGATACCACATGGGGTTCAGCAGTCGGTTACAGCTTTTCAGGCACAGTTTCGTTTGTTTCCCCCGCAGGCCCTCCGTATGGTGTGACCATAGAGGCCAATACACCATTTTCCGGTCGCTTTTTCTATGATCCGAATACATCTCCGATTAGTGCCGGCAATGGGACCAACACGTCAATTTATCCTCAGTTAATATTGAGCGGTTTCTCAGCCACAATCGGCGGGCTGAACTTAAACGCCGACAGCTACGCCGTACAAGTTTTCTACAATCACAGCGGCCAGGACGAAGTTCAGATCCTTTTCTCTAGCAATCTAACCGCGGCGCCCCCTGTCGACCCACTGATGGTCAATGGCACGGCGTACTCCGTGGGCGACTTCGATGTAGATTTTTTTGCTCCTACCAGCTTGTATACAAACTCTGCGTTACCGTCTTCGCTAAGTCTGTCGAGTTTCACATCGTCGCAAGTATATCTCGGACACGCAGGGTTTCCCGGACCGATCGATTTGATTGGCTCGGTTAAAGCCCTGGCGCAAATTCCGTTGCTTCCGGGCGATCTAAATCGCGATGGCCACGTTGATGCCTCCGATATCAATGCCATGATGCAAGCTCTGGCGGGCGAAAATGCGTATGAAACTTCGCACGACTTGAGCAATGACGATTTAATAACTCTTGGAGATTTGGATCATTCTGGCATCCTCGACAATGGCGATTTGCAAGCGCTGCTCACTAAACTCACTAACGGTGGAGGTTCTTTCGCAGATGTTCCGGAGCCCAGCAGCATTAGTTTGCTCTCCACGGCCATTTGCCTCCTAACGACGCTTGTTATGTATCGCAAACGAAACAAATGCAGGTGTTAACTGAGTCCTTTTGTTCACAATTTGTACCAAGAGTTTCCGCATGCCGCGCAACACTTATGGTCCGAAACTGCCTCGCTGCGGCTTCAGCTTAATCGAACTTCTCGCCACCATCTCGATTATTAGCGTCCTTATCAGTGTGCTTTTGCCGGCAACGCAAGCGGCACGCGAAGCAGCACGACGATCGGCGTGCAGCAATAACCTCAAGCAAATTGGGCTGGCTCTGGCAAACTTTGAAGCGGCGAATAAGCGGTTGCCCATAGGTGCCCGCAAAAGCCCTATCGTTGGATTTGGGACCTCGTGGTGGGCGGATATCCTGCCGCAATTGGAAGAAGCCGAGCTTTACGCGAAGCTCAACTTGCAGGTCGCCAACGCTGGCGATCCAGTCCTCGCCCCCGGCAACGCACAAGCCATCGACGGCGTCGTAATCTCCGTGATGCGCTGCCCATCCTCCAGCATCCCTGCGCTCCGCCTGGA harbors:
- a CDS encoding PEP-CTERM sorting domain-containing protein (PEP-CTERM proteins occur, often in large numbers, in the proteomes of bacteria that also encode an exosortase, a predicted intramembrane cysteine proteinase. The presence of a PEP-CTERM domain at a protein's C-terminus predicts cleavage within the sorting domain, followed by covalent anchoring to some some component of the (usually Gram-negative) cell surface. Many PEP-CTERM proteins exhibit an unusual sequence composition that includes large numbers of potential glycosylation sites. Expression of one such protein has been shown restore the ability of a bacterium to form floc, a type of biofilm.), with the translated sequence MDPRRAFSFAVIFVILIASAADTTWGSAVGYSFSGTVSFVSPAGPPYGVTIEANTPFSGRFFYDPNTSPISAGNGTNTSIYPQLILSGFSATIGGLNLNADSYAVQVFYNHSGQDEVQILFSSNLTAAPPVDPLMVNGTAYSVGDFDVDFFAPTSLYTNSALPSSLSLSSFTSSQVYLGHAGFPGPIDLIGSVKALAQIPLLPGDLNRDGHVDASDINAMMQALAGENAYETSHDLSNDDLITLGDLDHSGILDNGDLQALLTKLTNGGGSFADVPEPSSISLLSTAICLLTTLVMYRKRNKCRC